From a single Planctellipticum variicoloris genomic region:
- a CDS encoding YqgE/AlgH family protein, translated as MPAIRGFDGRQGLSLNSVAGPIMAKSLRGQVLVSAKHLRDPNFYKTVVLIVEHGSDGAMGVVINRPSSILVTHALAGHFHLPESTDLVYCGGPVEPAGLIILHDVPDIEERQLEVVDGLYLGCSAEAFEEVVNRTQDDHPVVRFRVFSGCAGWAPDQLEGELARGDWLTARASQDLIFEEDPYELYDVMLRKVSEAHPLLPRATGNPAWN; from the coding sequence ATGCCTGCAATTCGCGGGTTTGACGGTCGCCAGGGGCTCTCCCTCAACTCAGTTGCCGGACCGATCATGGCGAAGTCGCTGCGCGGACAGGTGCTGGTATCAGCGAAACACCTGCGGGATCCCAACTTCTACAAGACCGTCGTCCTGATAGTGGAGCACGGCTCCGACGGTGCGATGGGAGTGGTGATCAACCGTCCCTCGTCGATTCTGGTGACGCATGCCCTCGCCGGGCATTTCCACCTGCCGGAATCGACCGACCTGGTGTATTGCGGCGGACCGGTCGAGCCGGCGGGATTGATCATTCTCCACGACGTGCCGGACATCGAAGAACGGCAACTCGAAGTGGTGGACGGATTGTACCTGGGATGCAGTGCCGAAGCCTTCGAGGAAGTGGTCAACCGGACGCAGGATGATCATCCGGTGGTCCGATTCCGGGTCTTTTCCGGCTGCGCCGGCTGGGCTCCGGATCAGTTGGAAGGCGAACTGGCTCGCGGCGACTGGCTGACCGCACGAGCGTCACAGGATCTCATTTTTGAAGAAGATCCGTACGAACTGTACGATGTGATGCTCCGCAAGGTCTCCGAGGCCCATCCGCTGCTGCCGCGTGCGACCGGCAATCCCGCCTGGAACTAG
- a CDS encoding NADH-quinone oxidoreductase subunit A: MQSFDAILLYFGILVGFAASILILTHTIGPRKKTAVKEMPYESGMDPVGDARQPFDIKFYLVAILFLVFDVELLFLYPWAVSAYVDGPGVPVELRTTVFCVMLVFMATLAIAYVYAWRKGVFKWR; encoded by the coding sequence ATGCAGTCGTTTGACGCGATTCTGCTCTATTTCGGGATCCTGGTCGGCTTTGCGGCTTCGATCCTGATTCTGACGCACACGATCGGCCCCCGGAAGAAAACCGCCGTCAAGGAAATGCCCTACGAGTCGGGCATGGACCCGGTCGGCGACGCCCGTCAGCCGTTCGACATTAAATTCTACCTGGTCGCGATTCTGTTCCTCGTGTTCGACGTGGAACTCCTCTTCCTGTATCCGTGGGCGGTCAGCGCCTATGTCGACGGCCCCGGCGTGCCGGTCGAACTGCGGACCACGGTGTTCTGCGTGATGCTGGTCTTCATGGCCACCCTGGCAATTGCCTACGTCTACGCGTGGCGAAAAGGGGTCTTTAAATGGCGGTAG
- a CDS encoding NADH-quinone oxidoreductase subunit B, translating into MAVETTGKLPDGVFMTTLDAAANWARTSSLWPMPFATACCGIELMATASSRHDLARFGAEVMRFSPRQCDLMIVAGRVVMKMLPVLQRIWLQMPEPKWCISMGACACTGGVFDTYAVVQGVDRFIPVDIYVPGCPPRPEQLIAGIMALQQKVKNTGTAFGTEFAGRTQAMGPTPFDPDELIRIREANEQLQVVSLN; encoded by the coding sequence ATGGCGGTAGAAACCACGGGCAAGCTTCCCGATGGCGTGTTCATGACGACGCTGGACGCGGCGGCGAACTGGGCCCGGACCAGCAGTCTCTGGCCGATGCCCTTCGCAACCGCGTGCTGCGGCATCGAGCTGATGGCGACGGCCTCGTCCCGCCACGACCTGGCGCGATTTGGCGCAGAAGTCATGCGATTCAGTCCGCGGCAGTGCGATCTGATGATCGTCGCCGGCCGGGTGGTGATGAAGATGCTGCCGGTGCTGCAGCGGATCTGGCTGCAGATGCCCGAGCCGAAGTGGTGCATCTCGATGGGCGCCTGCGCCTGCACGGGGGGCGTGTTCGACACGTACGCCGTGGTGCAGGGCGTGGATCGGTTCATTCCGGTCGACATCTACGTCCCCGGCTGCCCTCCCCGTCCGGAACAACTGATTGCGGGGATCATGGCCCTGCAGCAGAAGGTCAAGAATACGGGAACTGCTTTCGGGACTGAGTTCGCCGGGCGGACGCAGGCAATGGGACCGACGCCGTTCGACCCGGACGAGCTGATCCGGATTCGCGAAGCGAACGAGCAGCTTCAGGTTGTCAGTTTGAACTAG
- a CDS encoding NADH-quinone oxidoreductase subunit C, with translation MDSQARLLEKFPDAGLNFSRFRDNVRTTVSNAALLEVMLFLKGELGFDALMDVTAVDYLNFEGATDRFGVVYVVLNTTTGERLILKTFVNDPEPELPTLVPLWGSADWLEREVYDMFGIRFAGHPDLRRILMPDEFTSYPLRKDYPLKGRGERHNFPVITRAES, from the coding sequence ATGGATAGTCAGGCTCGCCTGCTCGAAAAGTTTCCCGATGCCGGTCTGAATTTCAGCCGGTTCCGGGACAACGTGCGGACGACGGTGTCGAATGCCGCGCTACTCGAAGTCATGCTGTTCCTCAAGGGGGAGCTGGGCTTCGACGCGCTGATGGACGTCACCGCGGTCGACTATCTGAATTTCGAGGGCGCGACCGACCGATTCGGCGTGGTCTATGTTGTGCTGAACACGACCACCGGCGAGCGGCTGATCCTGAAAACCTTCGTGAACGATCCTGAGCCCGAGCTGCCGACGCTGGTTCCGCTGTGGGGCTCGGCGGACTGGCTGGAACGGGAAGTTTACGACATGTTCGGGATTCGGTTCGCCGGCCACCCGGACCTGCGACGGATCCTGATGCCCGACGAATTCACGTCGTACCCGTTGCGGAAGGACTATCCGCTGAAGGGTCGCGGCGAGCGGCACAACTTCCCGGTGATCACGCGAGCGGAGAGCTAG
- a CDS encoding Uma2 family endonuclease: MSVDSPSTVVTPEQLLQLPDGNRYELVDGQLVERTMSMESAWVANRVGKVLSTYVDNTGEGDVFNSDASYQCFGEEADRVRRPDVSFIRQGRLSAEQFREGHCRIFPDLVVEVASPNDLYYDVQHKVQEYLTAGVTMVWVVDPPVRSVMVYRRGGPVERLEENDQLSGDPVLPGFAVRVGDLFPKAGAV; encoded by the coding sequence ATGTCGGTCGATTCCCCGAGTACTGTCGTCACGCCCGAGCAGTTGCTGCAACTGCCCGACGGGAACCGGTACGAACTGGTCGACGGCCAGCTTGTGGAGCGCACCATGAGCATGGAGTCAGCGTGGGTAGCGAATCGAGTTGGCAAGGTTCTCTCGACTTACGTCGACAACACTGGCGAAGGGGATGTCTTCAACAGCGACGCCTCGTACCAGTGCTTTGGCGAAGAGGCGGACCGCGTGCGGCGGCCGGACGTGAGCTTCATTCGTCAGGGGCGACTCTCTGCCGAGCAGTTCCGCGAGGGGCATTGCCGGATCTTTCCCGATCTGGTCGTGGAAGTCGCTTCTCCGAACGATTTGTATTACGACGTTCAGCATAAGGTGCAGGAGTATCTGACGGCTGGCGTGACAATGGTCTGGGTGGTGGATCCGCCCGTGCGGAGCGTGATGGTTTATCGGCGTGGCGGACCTGTGGAGCGGCTGGAAGAAAACGACCAGCTCAGCGGAGATCCGGTGCTGCCGGGGTTCGCAGTTCGCGTCGGGGATTTGTTTCCGAAAGCTGGAGCCGTCTGA
- a CDS encoding NADH-quinone oxidoreductase subunit D — MALEVSDLAEQDAPDKEYLWTLNFGPQHPATHTTLRLVLTLDGERVVKAVPHIGYLHSGFEKLGEHLDFNQYVTIVDRMNYLSPMHNEISWHHACEKLLGIELTPRGKYLRTLLAELLRMHDHLLNVGTCALDLGAFTAFLYCFYQREKIYDIVEFASGQRFHTSYTRVGGVLYDVNDRWIEQVRDFLKGFPKVHDEVDRLLTRNRIFVDRMKGIGYLSKEDAINFGAAGPVARASGVVRDLRRDEPYLAYGDLDFKVICSTGGDCYARYLVRMQELLESVKIAHQALENLPSGPVNVDPNGKHVLPAKPAVYRSIEGLIQHFEMVMPNRGFETPREEIYAATESPNGELGYYIVTDGESSRAYRARTRPPSYVHFGIFPHIIKGCMLSDVPVILGSLNIIAAELDR, encoded by the coding sequence ATGGCGTTGGAAGTTTCCGATCTTGCCGAACAGGATGCTCCGGACAAGGAGTATCTGTGGACATTGAACTTCGGACCGCAGCACCCTGCGACGCACACCACGTTGCGGCTGGTGCTCACGCTGGACGGCGAGCGCGTCGTCAAAGCGGTGCCGCACATCGGTTACCTGCACAGCGGTTTCGAGAAGCTCGGGGAACACCTCGACTTCAATCAGTACGTGACCATCGTCGACCGGATGAACTATCTGTCGCCGATGCACAATGAGATTTCCTGGCACCACGCCTGCGAGAAGCTGCTGGGGATCGAGCTGACGCCGCGAGGGAAGTACCTGAGAACGCTGCTGGCGGAACTGCTCCGCATGCACGACCACCTGCTGAACGTGGGGACGTGCGCGCTGGATCTGGGGGCCTTCACGGCGTTTCTGTACTGCTTCTACCAGCGGGAGAAGATCTACGACATCGTCGAGTTCGCGTCGGGTCAGCGGTTCCACACGAGCTACACTCGCGTGGGAGGCGTGCTGTACGACGTCAACGATCGCTGGATCGAGCAGGTGCGGGACTTCCTCAAGGGATTCCCAAAGGTTCACGACGAAGTCGACCGGCTGCTGACCCGCAACCGGATCTTCGTGGATCGGATGAAGGGGATCGGCTACCTGAGCAAAGAAGACGCGATCAACTTCGGCGCGGCCGGCCCGGTGGCCCGGGCCAGCGGCGTGGTCCGGGATCTGCGTCGGGACGAGCCGTACCTGGCCTATGGGGATCTCGACTTCAAAGTCATCTGTTCGACGGGCGGCGATTGTTACGCCCGGTACCTGGTCCGGATGCAGGAACTGCTGGAGAGCGTGAAAATCGCCCACCAGGCGCTGGAGAATCTGCCGAGCGGCCCGGTGAACGTCGATCCGAACGGCAAGCACGTCCTGCCCGCCAAGCCGGCCGTTTACCGCAGCATCGAGGGTCTGATTCAGCACTTCGAAATGGTGATGCCGAACCGGGGCTTCGAAACGCCGCGAGAGGAAATTTACGCGGCGACCGAGTCGCCCAACGGCGAACTGGGTTACTACATCGTGACGGACGGCGAGTCGTCGCGGGCGTATCGGGCGCGGACGCGTCCGCCATCCTACGTCCACTTCGGGATCTTCCCGCACATCATCAAGGGCTGCATGCTCAGCGATGTGCCGGTGATTCTGGGCAGTTTGAACATCATCGCAGCGGAACTCGACCGGTAG
- a CDS encoding complex I 24 kDa subunit family protein: MPALSDAIRTRIKDEFPKYPNKRAVTLPALHIVQDELRQVSIEAIKEIAELLELHPAEVHDTMSFYGFFRDEKAPLGKDRVWVCRSLSCMLRGGEELLAEMCKRRHVKPGETTADGKVTMEFAECLGACEGAPCILVNDECHMNITADKADEIIKKL, translated from the coding sequence ATGCCGGCCCTTTCGGACGCCATTCGAACGCGGATCAAGGACGAGTTTCCGAAGTATCCGAACAAGCGCGCGGTGACGCTGCCGGCGCTGCACATCGTGCAGGACGAGTTGCGTCAGGTGTCGATCGAGGCGATTAAGGAGATCGCGGAACTGCTGGAGCTGCACCCGGCGGAAGTCCACGACACGATGAGCTTCTACGGCTTTTTCCGCGACGAGAAGGCTCCGCTCGGCAAGGACCGCGTCTGGGTCTGCCGGAGTCTGAGCTGCATGCTGCGTGGCGGCGAAGAGCTGCTGGCGGAAATGTGCAAACGACGGCACGTGAAGCCGGGCGAGACGACGGCGGACGGCAAGGTGACGATGGAGTTCGCCGAGTGCCTGGGAGCCTGCGAAGGGGCGCCCTGCATTCTGGTGAACGACGAATGCCACATGAATATTACGGCGGACAAGGCGGACGAGATCATCAAGAAGCTGTGA
- a CDS encoding AAA family ATPase, with product MSADSGPDVIIIAGPNGAGKTTASEDLLNRELAIREFVNADWIAKGLSGFEPETAAIAAGRVMLGRLRELSEENASFAFETTLASRTFARWIQELRVRGYRSRLIYLWVSDPALCLERVRTRVRLGGHHVPDDVVMRRYELGLRNLFRLYLPVVDEWELYDNSRAGWRQLIACGSRSGVEQVAAAGRWLELKAKYGVAGN from the coding sequence GTGTCTGCCGACTCAGGCCCGGATGTAATCATCATCGCCGGTCCGAACGGGGCTGGGAAGACAACGGCGTCGGAAGATTTGCTGAACCGGGAGTTGGCAATTCGGGAGTTTGTGAACGCGGACTGGATTGCCAAAGGACTGTCGGGATTTGAACCGGAGACGGCAGCGATTGCGGCCGGTCGAGTAATGCTCGGCCGTTTGCGGGAGCTTTCCGAGGAGAACGCGAGCTTTGCGTTCGAGACCACGTTGGCGTCTCGAACGTTCGCGAGGTGGATCCAAGAACTCAGAGTTCGAGGTTATCGCAGTCGACTGATTTATCTGTGGGTGTCTGATCCGGCTTTGTGTCTGGAGCGAGTCAGAACGCGAGTACGTCTCGGTGGACATCATGTGCCCGATGATGTTGTGATGCGACGGTACGAACTGGGTTTGAGGAATCTGTTTCGGTTGTACTTGCCAGTGGTTGATGAGTGGGAGCTTTACGACAATTCGAGGGCGGGTTGGCGGCAGCTCATTGCCTGCGGATCGCGATCTGGCGTCGAGCAGGTTGCGGCTGCGGGACGGTGGCTGGAATTGAAGGCAAAGTATGGCGTCGCCGGAAACTAG
- the nuoF gene encoding NADH-quinone oxidoreductase subunit NuoF, with product MAKFEPVLLARWGKPNSQSLETYRADGGYEAFKKALAMPPDDVINVVKDSGLRGRGGAGFPTGVKWTFLPKNHPGPIYLAINGDESEPGTFNNRILMEEDPHQVLEGICISCHAIKSSAAYIYLRYEFGRSYRVLKKAIEELYAAGLIGKNIQGTGFNLDIYLHRGAGAYICGEETGLIESLEGKRAWPRIKPPFPAIEGLFRKPTIVNNIETMACVTQILKRGSDWFKSIGVPPDPNIPRDAGSYGPKLYCLSGHVNKPGCYEAPLGITSRQLIDEYGGGVLNGRKVKAVVPGGISMGFLSADELDIPLDFNGPGKAGCLGLGTAAVVVVDDSTSIVDVLFNCARFFSHESCGQCTPCREGTAWMRKILERIRNGQGELRDLDLLLEVSGSIGIIPGTTICGLSDGAAWPVKNAVKKFRGEFEEFIKSGKKLVRECELAVAGAH from the coding sequence ATGGCGAAGTTTGAACCTGTGCTCCTGGCCCGCTGGGGAAAGCCTAACAGCCAGTCGCTGGAGACTTACCGGGCGGACGGCGGCTACGAGGCCTTCAAGAAGGCCCTGGCCATGCCGCCCGACGACGTCATTAACGTCGTGAAGGATTCGGGGCTGCGCGGTCGCGGCGGCGCGGGATTCCCCACCGGCGTGAAGTGGACGTTTCTGCCGAAGAACCACCCGGGGCCGATCTATCTGGCGATCAACGGGGACGAATCCGAGCCGGGGACGTTCAACAACCGGATTCTGATGGAGGAAGATCCCCATCAGGTGCTCGAAGGCATCTGCATTTCGTGTCATGCGATCAAGTCGAGCGCTGCCTATATCTATCTGCGTTACGAGTTCGGCCGCAGCTATCGCGTGCTGAAGAAGGCGATCGAAGAACTGTATGCCGCGGGACTGATCGGGAAGAATATCCAGGGGACCGGGTTCAACCTCGATATCTACCTGCATCGCGGCGCGGGCGCCTACATCTGCGGCGAAGAAACGGGGCTGATTGAGAGTCTGGAAGGGAAGCGGGCCTGGCCGCGAATCAAGCCGCCGTTCCCCGCCATCGAAGGACTGTTCCGCAAGCCGACGATCGTCAACAACATTGAGACAATGGCCTGCGTGACGCAGATCCTCAAGCGGGGCTCCGACTGGTTCAAGTCGATCGGGGTTCCGCCCGACCCGAACATTCCCCGCGACGCCGGCAGCTACGGCCCCAAGCTCTATTGCCTGAGCGGACACGTCAACAAGCCGGGCTGTTACGAAGCCCCGCTGGGGATCACTTCGCGACAGCTCATCGACGAGTATGGCGGCGGCGTCTTGAATGGCCGAAAGGTGAAGGCCGTGGTGCCCGGCGGCATCAGCATGGGCTTCCTGAGCGCCGACGAGCTCGATATCCCTCTGGACTTCAACGGACCCGGAAAAGCCGGATGCCTCGGCCTGGGGACGGCGGCGGTGGTGGTGGTGGACGACTCGACGAGCATCGTCGACGTCCTTTTCAACTGCGCCCGGTTCTTCTCGCACGAGTCGTGCGGGCAATGCACGCCGTGCCGGGAAGGGACCGCCTGGATGCGGAAGATTCTGGAGCGGATCCGGAACGGTCAGGGGGAGCTGCGGGACCTGGATCTGCTGCTGGAAGTCTCGGGTTCGATCGGGATCATTCCGGGGACGACGATTTGCGGTCTGTCGGACGGAGCGGCCTGGCCGGTGAAGAACGCGGTCAAGAAGTTCCGCGGCGAATTCGAAGAGTTCATCAAGAGCGGTAAGAAGTTGGTGAGAGAGTGCGAGCTGGCTGTGGCGGGAGCGCACTGA
- a CDS encoding type II toxin-antitoxin system HicB family antitoxin gives MRYEIILYWSEADQAFVAEVPELPGCMADGETYQAALDAVQTVMREWIETAVELGRDVPRPKGRLLFA, from the coding sequence TTGCGATACGAGATCATTCTCTACTGGAGCGAGGCCGATCAGGCTTTTGTGGCAGAGGTTCCGGAATTGCCGGGATGCATGGCGGATGGTGAGACGTATCAGGCGGCGCTCGATGCGGTGCAGACGGTGATGCGAGAGTGGATCGAAACAGCAGTAGAGCTGGGGCGTGACGTGCCGCGACCGAAGGGTCGGTTGCTGTTTGCGTGA
- a CDS encoding molybdopterin-dependent oxidoreductase, which yields MTMPTVYVNDKPVEIGADEKLNCIQAAARAGDTVPSYCWHPELSVVASCRMCLVEVGDKKPDGSVVMQPKLFPGCQTPVKDGTVIVTESAKVKAAQAGTLEYLLLNHPLDCPVCDQAGECGLQDYSFKYGRGYSRLNEPKNIKPDKDYIGDQITLFTDRCIMCTRCVRFTREISGTAELQVTARGSEEEIDIFPGQPCNNKLAGNVVDLCPVGALCSKDFLYEQRVWWLQTKDSVCPGCSTGCSIKIDQNKDTLYRLRPRENEQAQGHFMCDEGRFGWKYIHSEQRLKSPLVKAGGEAAVPASWETAQPAARQALQEAIKKNGKKVAAVISPWATLEEAFLLAKLAKGLSADVTLALGPVRVVGEDDQYPKGVDGKPTKPVRFTIRAEKCPNRAGVEAVLKQFQGKVIGFDQFAGQADKGEFDAIYVLGGDPTGFTAAEAGKLAKARLLIVQDLLTSPLSEKAQYVLPGGAWAEKEGTFVNHNGLAQAIHRALRGPEDARPDGRILWELAGRKGLFHAPTLRQEIAGEVAALAALIVGDVGETGIFLKHDGAAAEARQPAGSAAQ from the coding sequence ATGACGATGCCGACGGTCTATGTAAATGACAAGCCGGTCGAGATCGGGGCCGACGAGAAGCTGAACTGCATCCAGGCCGCGGCCCGCGCCGGGGACACGGTGCCGAGCTATTGCTGGCATCCCGAGCTGTCCGTCGTGGCAAGCTGCCGGATGTGCCTCGTCGAAGTCGGCGACAAGAAGCCGGACGGCTCCGTGGTGATGCAGCCGAAGCTGTTTCCGGGCTGTCAGACGCCGGTCAAGGACGGCACGGTCATCGTTACCGAAAGCGCCAAGGTGAAGGCCGCTCAGGCCGGCACGCTGGAGTACCTGCTGCTCAATCACCCGCTGGACTGCCCGGTCTGCGATCAGGCCGGTGAATGCGGGCTGCAGGATTACAGCTTCAAGTACGGTCGCGGCTACAGCCGGCTCAACGAGCCGAAGAACATCAAGCCCGACAAGGACTACATCGGCGATCAGATCACGCTGTTTACCGACCGCTGCATCATGTGTACGCGGTGCGTCCGGTTCACGCGGGAGATCAGCGGCACGGCCGAGCTGCAGGTGACGGCCCGCGGCTCGGAAGAAGAAATCGACATTTTTCCGGGCCAGCCGTGTAATAACAAGCTGGCCGGCAACGTGGTTGATCTCTGCCCGGTCGGCGCGCTCTGCAGCAAGGACTTCCTCTACGAGCAGCGCGTGTGGTGGCTGCAGACGAAAGACTCCGTCTGCCCCGGTTGCAGCACCGGCTGCAGCATCAAGATCGATCAGAACAAGGACACGCTCTACCGGCTCCGGCCGCGGGAGAACGAGCAGGCCCAGGGGCACTTCATGTGCGACGAGGGTCGGTTCGGCTGGAAGTACATCCACTCCGAACAACGGCTCAAGTCGCCGCTGGTGAAGGCGGGCGGCGAAGCGGCGGTTCCGGCGAGCTGGGAGACGGCCCAACCCGCCGCCCGACAGGCGCTGCAGGAAGCCATCAAGAAGAACGGCAAGAAAGTGGCTGCGGTGATCTCGCCGTGGGCGACGCTCGAAGAGGCGTTCCTGCTGGCGAAGCTGGCCAAGGGTCTTTCGGCGGACGTCACGCTGGCCCTGGGGCCCGTGCGGGTGGTCGGCGAGGACGATCAGTACCCGAAGGGTGTCGATGGCAAGCCGACAAAGCCGGTGCGGTTTACGATCCGGGCGGAGAAGTGTCCGAATCGGGCGGGCGTCGAAGCCGTGCTGAAGCAGTTCCAGGGGAAGGTGATCGGGTTCGACCAGTTTGCCGGCCAGGCGGACAAGGGCGAGTTCGACGCGATCTACGTCCTCGGCGGCGACCCGACAGGCTTCACCGCGGCGGAGGCCGGCAAGCTGGCGAAGGCCAGGCTGCTGATCGTCCAGGATCTCCTGACATCTCCGCTGTCCGAGAAGGCTCAGTACGTGCTGCCGGGAGGCGCGTGGGCCGAGAAGGAAGGAACGTTCGTCAATCACAACGGCCTGGCGCAGGCGATTCACCGGGCCTTGCGGGGTCCGGAGGACGCGCGGCCGGACGGGCGAATTCTGTGGGAGCTTGCCGGGCGGAAGGGGCTGTTCCACGCTCCGACGCTGCGGCAGGAAATTGCGGGCGAAGTGGCGGCTCTGGCGGCCCTGATCGTCGGCGACGTGGGTGAGACAGGCATCTTCTTGAAACACGACGGTGCGGCTGCGGAAGCCCGTCAGCCCGCCGGGAGTGCAGCGCAATGA
- the nuoH gene encoding NADH-quinone oxidoreductase subunit NuoH yields the protein MSWWQDHWFEFVLTFVAIHVAFLGIQGAAAYLILLERKLSAWMQDRIGPNRVGYAGLFQPLADGAKFLLKEDVIPGQANKFLYVFAPCISILTTFLAFSVVPFGPVNNAANKFHWIIAPGVDLGIVFIFAISSLAVYAVILGGWASNNKYSLLGSLRASAQVISYEIPLGMSVVGIAVLMGTMNLEKILIQQAEAGFWGWNIWYQPLAALIFFTAALAESNRLPFDLAECESELVGGFHTEYSAMKFAMFFLGEYCHVITVSFLTIILFFGGWHFPWIAEASSLPAADASFVGSLIGALPYVAVLLAKVGVVLVLIQMIRWTIPRFRFDQLMGLAWKGLIPMATVNVLMVMVVRQFEINWFWLFPISMAIFAAAGLVYTQGERKPAVAALAPAHGHH from the coding sequence ATGAGCTGGTGGCAAGATCATTGGTTTGAGTTCGTTCTGACGTTCGTGGCGATTCACGTGGCGTTCCTGGGGATCCAGGGGGCCGCGGCGTATCTGATTCTGCTGGAACGCAAGCTGTCCGCGTGGATGCAGGACCGGATCGGTCCGAACCGCGTCGGTTATGCGGGGTTATTTCAGCCGCTGGCGGACGGGGCGAAGTTCCTGCTGAAGGAAGACGTAATTCCGGGGCAGGCGAACAAGTTCCTCTACGTCTTCGCGCCCTGCATCTCGATCCTGACGACGTTTCTGGCGTTTTCGGTGGTGCCGTTCGGGCCGGTCAACAACGCGGCCAACAAGTTTCACTGGATCATCGCTCCGGGCGTGGATCTGGGGATCGTCTTCATCTTTGCGATCTCCAGTCTCGCCGTGTACGCGGTGATCCTGGGGGGTTGGGCGTCGAACAACAAGTACAGCCTGCTGGGGTCGCTGCGGGCGAGCGCCCAGGTGATCAGCTACGAGATTCCGCTGGGGATGTCGGTCGTCGGCATCGCGGTGCTGATGGGAACGATGAACCTGGAAAAGATCCTGATCCAGCAGGCCGAAGCGGGCTTCTGGGGCTGGAACATCTGGTATCAGCCGCTGGCGGCGCTGATCTTCTTCACGGCGGCGCTGGCGGAATCGAACCGGCTGCCGTTCGACCTTGCGGAATGCGAATCGGAGCTGGTCGGCGGTTTCCACACCGAATACAGCGCCATGAAATTTGCGATGTTCTTCCTGGGCGAATACTGCCACGTGATCACCGTCAGCTTCCTGACGATCATCCTGTTCTTCGGCGGCTGGCACTTCCCGTGGATCGCGGAGGCGTCGTCGCTACCCGCGGCCGATGCCTCGTTCGTCGGTTCCTTGATCGGGGCGCTGCCGTACGTGGCGGTGCTTCTGGCGAAAGTCGGCGTGGTGCTGGTGCTGATTCAGATGATCCGCTGGACGATTCCGCGGTTCCGGTTCGACCAGCTGATGGGACTGGCCTGGAAGGGTCTGATTCCGATGGCCACCGTCAACGTGCTGATGGTGATGGTCGTCCGGCAGTTCGAGATCAACTGGTTCTGGCTGTTCCCGATTTCGATGGCGATTTTCGCCGCGGCGGGCCTGGTCTATACACAAGGTGAGCGGAAACCGGCGGTTGCGGCGCTGGCTCCTGCCCACGGGCATCACTGA
- a CDS encoding NuoI/complex I 23 kDa subunit family protein — translation MPIASSEVVWVDQPKKLSFWESTFLTSLLEGLRITGSHVTDNKTVTQQYPEVKPELPLHYRGVHRLNRDEEGRVKCVACMMCATACPARCIEIVAAPAPKDDPLWAGRDKFPASFVIDELKCIYCGMCEEACPCDAIELTHIYDLTGQSRQEMLFDKEKLLEVYDKTKDCALDPARTHRGRLSGCSEFASLPTVGPATSIHPEDRASHAASPGKIDRCAQQPAQEAVL, via the coding sequence ATGCCGATTGCGTCCAGCGAAGTGGTCTGGGTCGACCAGCCGAAGAAGCTGTCGTTCTGGGAGTCGACGTTCCTGACGTCGCTGCTGGAAGGGCTGCGGATCACGGGGAGCCACGTCACCGACAACAAGACAGTGACGCAGCAGTATCCCGAGGTGAAGCCCGAGCTCCCGCTGCATTACCGGGGCGTGCACCGTCTCAACCGGGACGAAGAGGGCCGGGTGAAATGCGTCGCCTGCATGATGTGCGCGACGGCCTGTCCGGCGCGGTGCATCGAGATCGTCGCGGCCCCGGCGCCCAAGGACGATCCGTTGTGGGCGGGGCGCGACAAGTTTCCGGCCAGCTTCGTGATCGACGAACTCAAGTGCATCTACTGCGGCATGTGCGAAGAAGCCTGCCCGTGCGATGCCATCGAGCTGACTCACATTTATGACCTGACGGGCCAGAGCCGCCAGGAGATGCTGTTCGACAAAGAGAAGCTGCTGGAAGTCTACGACAAAACCAAGGACTGCGCGCTGGATCCGGCCCGGACGCACCGCGGACGCCTGAGCGGATGCTCGGAGTTCGCGTCGCTGCCGACCGTCGGCCCGGCGACCTCGATTCACCCGGAGGACCGGGCATCGCATGCGGCCAGTCCGGGGAAGATCGATCGCTGCGCGCAGCAGCCGGCGCAAGAAGCGGTCCTTTGA